The following coding sequences are from one Diabrotica virgifera virgifera chromosome 2, PGI_DIABVI_V3a window:
- the LOC126880151 gene encoding zinc finger protein 235-like, whose translation MRTHTGEKPYKCEICFKRFSQAGSLRTHLRVHTGEKPYKCEICLKQFSDASDLKKHMRTHTGEKPYKCEICFKQFTITGNLKSHLRVHTGEKSYECEICLKQFSEASNLKRHLRVHTGEKSYKCEICFKQFSEAGNLNMHVRTHTGEKSYKCEICFKQFNQASNLKTHLRVHTGKKPYQCEICFKQFSDSRKLKTHLRVHTREKVHKCEICFKQFITTSGLKNHLIMHTGERPYQCDICFKQFNRASNLKVHLRTHTGEKSPSSSSNLLHPKLNIGLP comes from the coding sequence ATGAGAACGCATacaggagaaaaaccttataagtgtgaaatttgttttaagcggtTTTCTCAGGCAGGTTCTTTGagaacacatttgagagtgcacactggagaaaaaccatacaagtgtgagatttgtttaaagcagtttagtGACGCAagtgatttgaaaaaacatatgAGAACACATacaggagaaaaaccttacaagtgtgaaatttgttttaagcagtttactataACAGGTAATTTGAAatcacatttgagagtgcacactggagaaaaatcgtatgagtgtgagatttgtttaaagcagtttagtgaagcaagtaatttaaaaaggcatttgagagtgcacactggagaaaaatcttacaagtgtgaaatttgttttaagcaatttagtgaagcaggaaATTTGAACATGCACGTACgaacacacactggagaaaaatcttacaagtgtgaaatttgttttaagcaatttaatcaagcaagtaatttgaaaacacatttgagagtgcacactggaaaaaaaccttaccagtgtgaaatttgttttaagcagtttagtgatTCACGTAaattgaaaacacatttgagagtgcacactcgAGAAAAAgttcacaagtgtgaaatttgttttaaacaatttattacTACAAGTGGTTTGAAAAATCATTTGATTATGCATACAGGAGAAAGACCTTATcagtgtgatatttgttttaagcagtttaatcgagcaagtaatttgaaagtacatttgagaacgcacactggagaaaaatctccatcatcatcatccaatcttctgcatccaaagttaaACATAGgtctcccctaa